In the Styela clava chromosome 8, kaStyClav1.hap1.2, whole genome shotgun sequence genome, one interval contains:
- the LOC120346086 gene encoding adipocyte plasma membrane-associated protein-like: protein MEARRRRKARMDRDGSSERGRDGESGPQRNGSSAIKKLFFVFFVVFGIGALGYSLSVLRPVEMDDIPIFQADIKINQVLEQGERIIVGQVGPESMAIDKNGNIYTGLRDGRIIKIHPSATGELGVGLVEDFRNGPIPGVEPIDGHVIPRPLGLRLRGDILYVVDAYYGIYTLNMKTKEVRPLVKPDDVEPSMKFPNDLDISKDGKYIYFTDTSSKWNLGLFYYDVLEGECLGRLFRLTVKTGEIKLLASKLCFANGVQLSNDESRVAVSETTRFRVLFLDTKTGKVEKVTDVPSMPDNIRRSQKGGFWVALPIGRSHFVDFLWKYSILRRVFAGLVPYSLYPRFASDKYGLAVELDANGNIVSYVHDITGKTSKTVSELMETKDGALFAGSYKEPYMVKVEKR, encoded by the coding sequence ATGGAGGCACGTAGACGTCGCAAAGCAAGAATGGATCGTGATGGCTCCTCTGAACGAGGCCGAGATGGCGAGAGCGGTCCTCAACGAAATGGATCATCTGCCATTAAAAAGTTATTCttcgttttttttgttgtatttggAATCGGAGCACTTGGATATTCTTTATCAGTATTACGGCCTGTCGAGATGGACGACATCCCAATTTTTCAAGCTGATATCAAAATCAACCAAGTACTGGAACAAGGAGAGCGAATTATTGTCGGGCAAGTTGGCCCTGAATCCATGGCAATtgataaaaatggaaatatatataCTGGTCTACGGGATGGCAGAATTATTAAAATTCATCCAAGTGCGACAGGTGAACTAGGAGTTGGATTGGTTGAAGATTTTAGAAATGGACCAATACCGGGTGTTGAACCTATTGATGGACATGTAATACCCCGCCCACTTGGACTCCGCCTCCGTGGAGATATTTTGTATGTTGTAGATGCCTATTACGGTATTTATACTctgaatatgaaaacaaaagaaGTGCGCCCCCTAGTGAAACCAGACGATGTGGAACCAAGCATGAAATTTCCAAATGATTTAGATATTTCGAAAGATGGGAAATACATTTATTTCACAGATACGAGCTCGAAGTGGAATCTGGGTCTTTTCTATTATGATGTCCTGGAGGGAGAATGCTTGGGGCGTTTATTCCGACTAACGGTCAAAACTGGTGAAATTAAACTCCTTGCTTCGAAGCTCTGCTTTGCAAATGGCGTGCAACTTTCAAACGATGAGAGCAGGGTCGCTGTTTCTGAAACCACTCGATTCCGAGTCCTTTTCCTCGACACCAAAACTGGAAAAGTTGAAAAAGTTACGGACGTACCCAGCATGCCAGATAATATCCGTCGTAGCCAAAAAGGGGGTTTTTGGGTCGCATTACCAATTGGTCGATCACATTTCGTAGATTTTCTTTGGAAATACTCGATTTTACGTCGAGTTTTTGCTGGTTTGGTGCCTTATTCATTGTATCCACGTTTTGCAAGTGATAAATATGGATTGGCGGTTGAATTGGACGCTAATGGTAACATTGTTTCGTACGTTCATGACATCACAGggaaaacatcaaaaactgtCTCTGAATTAATGGAGACGAAAGATGGCGCTCTGTTTGCTGGTTCTTATAAGGAGCCATATATGGTGAAAGTTGAAAAGAGATAA
- the LOC120348570 gene encoding THAP domain-containing protein 2-like: MSARVSSGSKLHCCVPLCNGDRRYSPNLSFHSFPKDVKRKRAWIVNIRREPGKYFQVTRSTRVCGKHFRPEDIYESPSGRRLLHYNSVPSIFSWTKSVPERPLPKRVVTERSLPEKLSANDSITPNSQPSNQSSICANPTSLDHNYSKKKKKEHVPKEIRRENLIATSTRKQSP, from the exons ATGTCGGCTAGAGTGTCTAGTGGTTCTAAGTTGCATTGCTGTGTCCCACTGTGTAATGGTGATAGACGTTATTCACCAAACTTATCGTTTCATTCATTTCCTAAGGATGTCAAACGGAAAAGAGCCTGGATTGTGAATATTCGTCGCGAACCTGGCAAATACTTTCAA GTAACAAGAAGCACGAGGGTTTGTGGCAAGCACTTCAGACCTGAAGATATATATGAGTCACCTTCAGGTAGGCGTCTCCTACATTACAACTCAGTTCCATCAATATTTAGTTGGACCAAGTCAGTTCCAGAGAGACCACTGCCTAAAAGAGTGGTTACAGAGAGATCACTGCCAGAAAAATTGAG TGCTAATGATTCGATCACCCCAAACAGTCAACCCAGCAATCAGAGTTCAATTTGTGCTAATCCGACTTCATTGGATCACAACTATagcaagaagaaaaaaaaggaGCATGTCCCAAAAGAAATTAGAAGAGAAAATCTCATTGCTACATCAACTAGAAAACAGTCACCATGA